Below is a window of Vibrio sp. SS-MA-C1-2 DNA.
TCATAACAATTGCTTGGTTATTGATAACATTTAAACTGACCTCAAGTGAAGGTAGTTGAGAAAAATGGTTAATATGCGTTCCGCCACACGGCATCTTCACAACACCTTCGTCACCTAATTGACAAACCCAATAACGTGAATCAGTCAATGTATCCCCTTCAGACTCAATAAGTACATTAGATTCAAGTGCCAACCACAATATAAGCTGCTGATTTACATCACTTTCAACTTGTTTTATATTTTCAATTATCTCTGTACTATTTAAACCACGCTTACGCAATGTTTTCCCTAAGCGATAATCATCAGTACAACACGTGGGTGCCACACTACTTTTCTCTTGGGCATAGCCATTAAAATCATGATGACCTAACTCATCCACACGTGGTGCATCTTTACGCCAATAATCAGCATCTAATACTTTATTTAATGCTAGTGAAGCCAAATGTCCTGCACTATGTCCACAACTTAGTTGATGTTGATAGTCCAGATCTACATTTAGAGTAATCTGCTGTTGAGTATTGATATCTAGCCATTGATCAACAACATGCACCACCACAAAGATCCATCCCTGTTGATCACGTTTTACAGGAATCGCTTGATCAACATATAATTCGCCAGTCGCTAACTCGATCGCCCCCGTTAATGCGATCTCAACTGAATAGAGATTGTCACCTACCTCAATCGTTCCTTGATCAGAAGGATGATCAGGCCAAATATGACTAACTGGATGAAAAGGCGTTTTATCTGTCACAATATAGGTTTTATTATCTTGCTGTTTAACTAACTGAACTTCAGCTTGTGCCGTTGCTCTGACTGCAGGATCTGGATGACAAAAAAGTATTTTGGTTGGGGTAAATGGCATAATGACTTGCTCCTAAAGCTATATACCGTTCAGACTGAAGTTGCTAGGCTAGATTTCGCAACTCATGGGATCTCATACATCTTCCGCCGACTAGCAACTTCAATTACTTTAGGTATTAATTCTGAATGTTTTCTAATAAAAAGCCCCTCATGGTGAGGGGCTTATTTTTATTTTTTAGTGTTACGATTTTTCACCATTTTCATTAAGCGAGTTCGTTTTCGCTCTTGAGACATGGTTAATTTATTTTTGTTAGTCTCAAATGGGTTATCGCTACTCTGGAACTGAACTCTGACGGGAGTTCCCATCATATTCAATGTCTTACGATAGTAATTGATCAAATAACGCTTGTAAGCACCTGGTAATTCATTAACTAAGTTACCGTGAATCACAACAATTGGTGGGTTATAACCACCAGCATGGGCATATTTAAGCTTCACACGACGACCACGAACCATTGGTGGCTGATGATCATCTTGAGCCATCTGCATAATACGCGTTAGCATTGATGTGCTAATGCGCTTAGTTGCAGAATTATAAGCTTCTTGTACCGACTCAAACAGGTGACCAACACCGGTTCCGTGCAATGCAGAAATAAAGTGAATTCGTGCAAAATCAACAAAACCTAAACGGCGATCTAGTTCCGATTTAACACGCTCTTTCACTTCAGAGGTTAAACCATCCCATTTATTAATGGCAATAACGATCGAACGCCCAGCATTTAGTGCGAAACCTAATAAGCTAAGATCTTGATCAGAAATATTTTCACGAGCATCAATCACTAACAATACAACGTTAGCATCTTCGATCGCTTTCAATGTTTTAACAACGGAGAATTTCTCTACCGTCTCATTAATATTTTTGCGACGACGAACACCCGCTGTATCGATCAGAACATATTCGCGTCCATCACGCTCCATTGGGATATAGATGGAGTCACGAGTTGTACCAGGCATATCATAAACAACAACGCGTTCTTCACCAAGAATACGGTTAGTTAATGTTGATTTACCTACGTTAGGACGACCAATGATACCTAACTTAATTGGTTGATTTTGAAGGCGGATATAAGAAGCTTCTGCTTGCTCTTCCGTCATGGTTGTAATATCAACCTCTTCATCTTCAAACTCAGTCAGATCGATAATCTCACCATTTTCATCAAATTCTTGCATGGACTCTGCAAATGGCGTTAGTGCAAGATCAATTAATGCAGCAACACCACGTCCATGAGAAGCCGCAATTTGGTACATATTATCCATACCTAACTGCCAAAACTCAGCACTTGCCATATCTGGGTCAACACCATCAATTTTATTAACCACTAAAAATGTTGGCTTTTCTCGCTGACGAAGATGCTTTGCAATCGCTTCATCTGAAACAGTTAGACCGGCACGGCCATCAACCATAAATAAAATAACATCAGCTTCTTCAATTGCAGCTAATGATTGGTCAGCCATGTGTGTTTCAACACCATCTTCGGTTCCATCGATACCACCGGTGTCAATCACGATAAACTCATGTTCTTCTAACTGTGCTTTACCGTACTTACGATCCCTTGTTAAGCCAGGAAAGTCTGCAACGAGTGCATCTCTTGACCTAGTTAAACGGTTAAAAAGCGTAGATTTTCCTACGTTGGGGCGCCCAACTAGAGCTACAACAGGAATCATAAAAACCTCATTCTCAGTCTATTTGTTGTTACTATCAATTTAGTATATATCTAAACAACAAACGGCTCTTGACTGGTTCCAGCCAAGAGCCTAATAATTAACTATCACAAAAACCTTTATGGTAATTGCATTAACTTCAAGTCACCATTACGGGTTTGAAGTAAGTATCCATTTGATACAGCAACCGGAGGAACAGCAATTCCATCCCCACCAACATCTTGCTGTGCAACAAAATTACCTGAATCCGGATCTAACCAGTGAAGATATCCTTCCTGATCACCGACAACAACTTTGTTATCAATAACTCTTGGTGCCGTTACATTTCGGTAAGCAAGATCTTGGTTTTGCCAAATCTCTGTACCACTTCGTAGATCTACAGCAACAATATGATCTTTATCTGTTATTAGGTAAACATGATCACTATCAACAGCAAGATCTTTTGCTGAAGAGTAAGTTCGACGCCAAACAGATTGGCCTGAACGCAGATCAATCGCCATTAAACTACCATTATAACCGACAGTAATTAAACGGTCGCCTACTATAACAGGCGTAGCATCAACATCAACTAATCGATCAATTTCTGTTGCGCCTTTTGGGTTACCAATCGGTTGTTGCCAGATATAATTGCCATTTTTAATAAATGCAGCACCTAGTCGACCATTTGCCATTCCCCAGAAAACACCACCAGAAACCGTCACTGCTGAACTATCACCACGTAGAGAGAGTGATGGAATGTCATTATTTAACTTCCACTTCTCTTCACCTGTTTCAGAATCGAGAGCCTCTAACGTACCTTTACTGGTATTAACGATAACTAAACCTTCATCAACCAATGGTGTTGCTAATACTTCACCATCAACTTCTGAACGCCACTCCTCATCACCAGTATCACTATTTAATGCAATGACTTCTGCATTTTCAGTACCGATAAAGATCTTACCGTAACTCGCCACAATACCACCAGAAAGGCGAGCTGAGTTATCATCTTCTAAATCATTGCTCCACTGTTCTTTGCCACTCTCTTCATCGAGTGCAACAACATAACCTTTACGATCAGCAGCATAAACTTTACCGTACTCTACAACCGGCTTAAGTGTTGAGTAGTAATCTTCAATACCATTACCTACACTCTTACTCCACACTTTTTTAGGTGTGAACTGACTATCAACTTTAGGTAAAGGCGAGATCTTAACTGCCGCTTCCTCACTGGCACATCCTGCAAGACCAGTTAGAAAGGCTAATGCCATTACGGTTTTTTTCCACCCCATGTGTATAACCTTTTCTCTCGTGATTGTGTACTAAGCTATACGTTAATGAATTAGAGGTATAATAATAAAATTAATACTTTTAAATCATTTCGTATAAATTCAATGGTTATTGAGCTAAATCATCAATTTTCATCTGAATCACACCTGTTACACCAAACTCTTGAGCTTGATTGTAAGCCTGAAGCGCTTCACTGCTTTTACCTTGACGAGCAAAGAAATCACCTTTTAACTCTTCAACGCGACCTTTCCAGCTTTCATCAGTAATTTTTGCTAGTTCAGCATTCGCTTGTGTGTAATTTTCATCTTCAGCATAAATACGAGCAAGGCGCGTTAAAATTAATGGTGTTAAAGACGCATCTTTATTTGAAGCTTGTACGTCAACTAAAACTTGTTTTGCACCCGCTAAATCGCCATTTTCTACGTAATTTTTAGCCAATTGTAATGATGTTAATACCGCATAATGGCTACTGTTATCTTCAGCAATAAATGCTTTTGCATCGGCAATACTATCATTACTATTTGCGGTTAACTCGGTCACAACTTGATGATAAGCCTGAGAACTTTGCTCATTTGCTCTTAGCGTCTCAGCTTGATAATAGCGCCAACCTGCAAGTGCAGCTAATCCTACAACCGTACCAATAACGACTGATTTTCCATTTTTTTGCCACCAACTTTTGATAGCTTCAACTTGTTGTTCTTCCGTAGAGTAAACGTCCACTAAATAATCCTCTTACATCACTTCAGCAATTTTTGTTGCAACGCTATCTTGAGCAACTGTTACTTGCTCTCCGCCCTGCAGATCTTTAAATGTTACTTGATGATTAGCAACTTCATCTTCGCCTAAAACTAAAGCGACTTTTGCGCCCACTTTATCAGCTCGCTTAAATTGCTTTTTAAAGCCGCCGCCGCCAAAGTGGTTCATCACACGAATTCCATCAATATTTTCACGTAATGATTCAGCTAATTTCATACCAGCAGCCATTGTACCTTCACCTGCGGTAACAATATAGACGTCAACAGTACGACGAACTTGATTTAACTCTAATGCTTCCATTAGTAAGACTAAACGCTCAAGTCCCATAGCAAAGCCAACAGCCGGTGTTGATTTTCCGCCTAACTGTTCAACAAGACCATCATAGCGTCCACCACCACAAACCGTTCCTTGTGCGCCTAAACTTTCAGTAATCCACTCAAAAACAGTACGGTTATAATAATCTAAACCACGGACTAAACGTTGATTAATCGTATATTGGATTCCAGCAGCATCAAGTAGTTCACAAAGACCAGCAAAGTGCGCTTTTGACTCTTCATCAAGGTAATCAACAAGTTCAGGAGCATCGGTTAGGATTGCTTGAATATCTGGATTTTTACTATCTAGTACACGTAATGGATTAGTATGCATACGACGTAAGCTATCTTCATCTAATACATCAATATGTTGTTCTAGGTGCGCAATTAATGCTGTGCGGTAGCTAGCACGTGCCTCTAAAGAACCAATCGAATTCAATTCTAAACGCACATGTTCATGAATACCTAATTCACGCCAAAGACGCGCAGTCATCATAATTAGTTCAGCATCAACATCAGGGCCATTCAAGCCAAAGACTTCAACACCGACTTGATGGAATTGACGGTAACGACCTTTTTGTGGACGCTCGTGACGGAACATGGGTCCCATATACCATAAACGTTGTTCTTGATTATATAACAGACCATTTTCAATCCCAGCACGAACACAACTTGCCGTTCCTTCTGGACGTAGAGAAAGACTCTCTCCATTACGATCATCAAAAGTGTACATCTCTTTTTCAACAACGTCGGTGACTTCACCAATTGCACGTTTGAAAAGATGCGTCACTTCTACGATAGGCATTCTAATTTCACTGTAGCCGTAAGCACTCACTACATTTTTAACGGTATCTTCAACTTTCTGCCAAAGAGGGGTACTTGTTGGTAAGCAGTCATTCATACCGCGAATTGCTTGAATTGTCTTTGCCACGTTTATGTCTCATTAATCAGTGGATAAATATTATTGCAGCACAGTATTCCACTCTGCTGTTTACCTTTAACTTTTATACCCTTCATACTTGAAGCCGCGAGGTTGTTGGCTGCACTTGCTCGTCCCAATCATAGAGTACACCTATACTCATGGGGCCTCACTCATTTTCCGCCGACTAGCAACGCCAATTATTTTAGGTATGTTACTCAGAATCTTCTATAGTCTGAGTTTTAATTCGATTTTCTTGATCAAGAATCGAGGCTTTTGCACGAATACGACTCTCTAGTTGATCAATCAAGTTATCATTATCAAAGCGATCTTTTTGACGCTTTCCATCTTGATAGAATGCGCTGCGTTTATTACCGCCTGCGACACCTAAATGAGAGACTTCAGCCTCACCGGGGCCATTAACGACACAACCGATAATAGAAACATCCATTGGTAGAACAATATCTTCTAAACGTTGCTCTAATTCATTAACCGTTCCAATAACATCAAATTCTTGACGAGAACAAGTTGGACAAGCAATAAAATTAATACCACGAGAACGAATACGCAGGGACTTTAAGATATCAAAGCCAACTTTCACTTCTTCAACAGGATCAGCCGCCAATGAAACACGTAATGTATCACCAATACCTTCAGAGAGTAACATACCTAAGCCGACAGCCGATTTAACCGATCCTGCTCGAGCACCACCCGCCTCTGTGATCCCTAAATGTAGTGGCTGGACAATTTCTTTAGCTAATAAACGGTAAGACTCAACCGCTAAAAAAACATCGGAAGCTTTTACACTTACTTTAAATTGATCAAAGTTTAAACGATCAAGAATATCAACATGACGCATTGCTGATTCAACTAAAGCAGCAGCTGTCGGCTCACCATATTTCTGTTGAATATCTTTCTCTAATGAACCGCCGTTAACACCAATACGAATGGGAATATTCATATCTTTTGCACAATCAACAACTGAACGAATTCGTTGCTCATTACCAATATTACCTGGGTTAATACGTAGGCAATCTACGCCATATTCTGCAACCTTAAGAGCAATACGATAATCAAAATGAATATCAGCAATCAAAGGAATATTACTTTGCTGTTTGATTTGCTTAAAAGCTTCAGCCGCATCCATTGTTGGTACTGAAACACGAACAATATCAGCACCGACTTTTTCAAGTGCAGAGATTTGAGCAACAGTGGCTGCAACATCTGTTGTAAGCGTGTTAGTCATTGATTGAACAGCGATTGGTGCGCCGTCACCCACAGGGACATTCCCAACATAAATACGGGTTGATTGACGACGTTTAATAGGAGAATGATTATGCATGAAACTATCTACTCTTTAATTTGAAAGCTTAAAACGGGCGACTTTACCGCTAGCATAGCGACTTAAATCAAACTTATCACCTTTGTAGGTTAACTCTACATGGTTAGGTGCACCGAGTACAATCTTATAAGGCGCATTTCCAGAAAGATCAATGGTATCACCTTGCTTTTTAATGCCATTGACTAAATTCTTCCCTGAAGCATCTGTAATCTGTACCCAGCAATCATTGCTAAACGTCATCTGTATATCAGAAACAGATGCAACTTCCGCGACTTGGGATGCTATCGCATGATCTTCTGCCGTTGTATCAGGAACAATCGTTTCTGGCGTTGTGGCTTCAGCAGTAACGGCTGTTGAAGCGGTTGCTTTTTGATCGACAACTATTGATGAGTTAACTTCAGAAGTCGTCACTTCAGGTAGTGTGGATTCTTCTTGGTGCTTTTCTACCGCTTTTGCTGCATCATTATTAGTTGCGACAGGGTAGTCACCCAACTGCTGTTGCTCTTGGCTAACAACAGATTCGTCATCAGCATTAACTTTTTCTGACTCAGAGATGGATTCAGTTGATGTTGCAGATTGCGCTTCAACAAGTTGTTGTGTTTCACTAATCGATTCACTTAATGAACCATCTTTATTTTGCCACCACCATGTTGCTGTAATACCGACAACAATAATGACCAAGACCCATGTGATCCCCATAACTCGACTATCATGGCTATCACGGCTTCGTTTTTTCGAAAAACTTTGCATCTCTTGAATTTTAACGGGTTCAGCACCTGAGGCATCAAAAGCTTTTAATACATCATCCGTCTCAACATTTACCAGTTTAGCATAAGAGCGCAAATAGCCACGAGTAAAGGTCGCGACTGGCATCTTATTAAATTCATCATTTTCGATATGTTTTACGACAGAAATATTTAGACGCAGTTGTGTCGCTATCTCTTGTTGGGATAAACCTAATTTTTCACGAGCAAATCTCAATATCTCACCTGGCTTTTGGGTGTTTTGCTCTGTTAACGGTTCATTACTGATATTCTTATCTTCTATTGTCATTTTTATTTATAACCTTTATTAAGAATCTCGGTCTTATTATTGACTATCACCTTCATACAAAAGTGCAGTTATATTGGTGACATTGCCAAGTGCTTTGCTATCTATTGTTCTATTAATGCTAACTGTTTTTTAGCAACAACCAAATGCGGTTCTCGACGTAATGCCCGCTGAAAAAAGTGCGTTGCCGAAGCCATATTACCAGCTTTCAAACTGCAAACACCTGCATTTTCAAGACTTTCCGCTTTATTTTGGTATCTCTCATCTAATACCGCCTTTTCAAAATAAATCATAGCCTCTGTAAATGCCTGCTGCTGACATAAAAAAACACCATAATTATTAAATATCTTACCTGAGAGGGGTTTTAGCGTTAAGGCTTGTTGATATTGTTGCCAAGCTAACTCAACCTCTCCAATATAACTATAATAGTATGCCATAGCAGCAACTGCACGCGAGTATTTTGGTTGATATTCTAGTGCTAGACGTAGATTTTTTTCAGCACTTTGAGGTTGAGCAGTGGTTAGATAACCTAAACCTAAGTCAATTCTAGCATCTGCCGCATCTCTTAGCTTTAAATTATCCGTTGCTGGCGCATTAATTGTCGAGCAGCCCGCTAATAATATAAAAAAGAACCAATAAGTAAACTGCCCTAGCATCTCGTATTATAGTTCGAGTCGTGAGCCGTTTAATTATTGGTTTCATTTTTTGAATCATTATCTGTTTAATCATCGACTTGGTTATTATCGATATCAGTATCATTTAACTTTCGCCTACTCCTTGGCATGATACTTTACTAGACAGTTTTTACCGCAATTGGTTCACCTTTAGCTCTTTTTGCTTGGGTACGCTTTGTTCTATCAATAACGTCACCGACTAGCTGTCCACAGGCTGCATCAATATCATCACCACGAGTTTTACGAACAATAACCGTAAAACCATACTCCATTAATACTTTCGAGAAACGATCAATACGAGAGTTACTTGGCTTATTATAAGGCGATCCAGGATATGGATTAAATGGAATTAAATTAATCTTAGACGGGGTATTCTCTAATAACTTAGCTAAACGATGAGCGTCATCCATATTGTCATTGACATGATCAAGCAGAATGTACTCAACCGTCACGCGACCTCGGTTTGCATTGGATTTAGAGATATAACCCTGTACCGATTGTAAAAAGCTTTCGATATTATATTTGTCATTAATCGGCATGATTTCGCTACGTAGCGCATCTTCAGGCGCATGAAGAGAGATCGCGAGTGCAACATCAATTTGATCACCTAACTGATCGAGTCCAGGAACAACACCTGAAGTAGAAACCGTCACACGACGCTTAGATAGACCATAGCCAAGATCATCTAACATCAGTTCCAGAGCTGGAACTAAGTTCTTTAAGTTAAGTAGCGGTTCCCCCATTCCCATCATAACAACATTAGTAATGGGACGACGGCCCGTCTCTTTTTCAATACCCACTTCTTTGGCTGCACGCCAAACCTGACCAATAATTTCAGATACCGTTAAGTTACGGTTAAAGCCTTGTTGGCCTGTTGAGCAGAATTTGCAGTCTAATGCACAACCTACTTGAGAAGAGACGCAGAGTGTCGCACGGTCGCCTTCTGGGATATAAACGGTTTCAACATCTTGATCGCCAACTTTCATTGCCCACTTAATGGTACCATCAGTAGAATACTGAGCATTCCCCACTTCAGGTGCTTTGATTTCAGCAACATGCTTTAATTTTTCACGCAGCTTTTTATTTAAGTTAGTCATTTGATCAAAATCATCACAGCCATAATGATAGATCCATTTCATGACTTGCTCGACACGGAAAGGTTTATCACCAATTTCAGCAAAAAACTCTTTCATTGCTTTGCGATTTAAATCAAGTAAATTGACTTTTTTAGTGGTCATTGAAGGCCTCATTAAACTGATAAGATAGAAAATATCGATGAATATTGGGTAAGATAACATCTTCGACATGAGAAGTTACTGCTACTCAATAACTCAAGGCGCGAGATTGTACATAATTTATCTCTTTGATGCCAGAATTAGGGTGAATTCATTGGTGATTTTTTGAACAAAAAAAAGAGCCTAGTTAGGCTCTTATCATTTATATTGAATTAATGACTCAATCAAACAGTTTATAGCGTTAAAAAATTCATACAAATAACACCATAACCTATTGATTATAAGGTTTATTTACGCTGAGAGAAAATTTCTTCTGGCTTAAAGAAGTAGTTAATTTCACGTTCAGCAGATGTTGGGCTATCTGAACCATGTACTGAGTTATAACGCATACTTTCAGCAAAGTCGTGACGAATCGTGCCACATGCTGCCTCTTCTGGGTTGGTTTTCCCCATCAATTCACGGTAATCAGTAATTGCATTTTCAGCTTCTAACACTTGAACCATAACCGGCTCAGAGATCATGAAAGCCACAAGATCATCAAAGAAAGGCTTACCTTTATGTTCTGCATAGAAACCTTCCGCCTGTTCTTTTGACATATGAATCATTTTTGCTGCGGCAATATGTAGGCCTGCATTTTCAATTCGTTGGTAGATAGTACCGATTAGATTACGTCTTGTTGCATCGGGTTTTACAATAGAAAGTGTTTGTTCAATCGTCATGATTAAATCCTTTATTATTTTTTATTTTTTATTTAGTAGTAGCTGAGCGAGAGTTCGAACGCCTTGACCTGTGCCACCGACAGCCCACTTGTTACTCGCTGTTTTACGATAAGCCGCACTACAATCGAAATGTAACCAGCCTTTCTTATAATCTTCAACAAAATGAGATAAGAAACCAGCAGCAGTACTTGCGCCTGGAGAGTATTGCCCAGAACTAATATTAGATAGGTCAGCAAAATCTGATGGCAGCATATGACGATGCATATCGGCCAAAGGAAGTTGCCATAATCCTTCATTGACTTGATCCGCGGCTTTTAGGGCTTTATTCGCTAGAGCCTGATCAAAACTAAACAGAGCATGATAATCATTACCTAGTGCTGCTTTTGCTGCTCCAGTTAATGTTGCACAGTCAATAATACGTTGCGGATTATGACTGCTCGCATAAATCAAGCCATCCGCCATCACCAAACGCCCTTCAGCATCGGTATTCATCACTTCAACCGTTTTACCATTTTTATAAGTGATAATATCGCCCAATTTATAAGCTTTACTGGATACCATATTTTCTGCACAGCATAGTACCAATTTAATACGGTAATCGACTCCATTCATAATCGCTAAAGCTAGGGCTGCAGTTGCAATTGCAGATCCTCCCATGTCGGCTTTCATGGAATTCATAAAGCCAGACGGTTTTAAGCTATAGCCGCCGGAGTCAAAGGTAATACCTTTACCAACAATCACAGTATGTACCGGAGCCTCAGGATCTTTAGTTGGATTGTAATCCAGCCTTAACATCACCGGTTTACGCGCAGAACCACGACCGACGGTATAGGTTCCAGTCCAGCCTTCTTCTAATAGATCATTGCCTTTAACCATCTTGAATTTAACTGATTCAGGATCAAGCCCTTTTAGAAACTCAGCAGCGCGAGAAGCTAAACGTTCAGGGCTCAACTGTTCGCCAGTCAAATTAGTAATATCTCTAGCCCAATTAACAGCTACTAAACGTGCATCAAGTTGAGATTCATCTTGCTCAGAGAGAGAGGTAGGCCAAACAATGTCAAGTTCACCAAGTGGAGAGCGAAAGCCTTGAGCAAATACCCAACACTGTTCTAAAGTCCATTTATCACCCGCTAACTCAACGGATTTAATTCCTTGATTAGCAATCTTTCTCGCCGCTTTTTGAACAACATCTTCATTGCTATTTTCGGTTAAATGGATTGTGGCACCACCGTTATTGAACGATACTAATGCATTCGCCCCCCACTGCTCTTCAGCAGCTTGAAGC
It encodes the following:
- the ndk gene encoding nucleoside-diphosphate kinase; this encodes MTIEQTLSIVKPDATRRNLIGTIYQRIENAGLHIAAAKMIHMSKEQAEGFYAEHKGKPFFDDLVAFMISEPVMVQVLEAENAITDYRELMGKTNPEEAACGTIRHDFAESMRYNSVHGSDSPTSAEREINYFFKPEEIFSQRK
- the pepB gene encoding aminopeptidase PepB encodes the protein MSTHMPVVISLQAAEEQWGANALVSFNNGGATIHLTENSNEDVVQKAARKIANQGIKSVELAGDKWTLEQCWVFAQGFRSPLGELDIVWPTSLSEQDESQLDARLVAVNWARDITNLTGEQLSPERLASRAAEFLKGLDPESVKFKMVKGNDLLEEGWTGTYTVGRGSARKPVMLRLDYNPTKDPEAPVHTVIVGKGITFDSGGYSLKPSGFMNSMKADMGGSAIATAALALAIMNGVDYRIKLVLCCAENMVSSKAYKLGDIITYKNGKTVEVMNTDAEGRLVMADGLIYASSHNPQRIIDCATLTGAAKAALGNDYHALFSFDQALANKALKAADQVNEGLWQLPLADMHRHMLPSDFADLSNISSGQYSPGASTAAGFLSHFVEDYKKGWLHFDCSAAYRKTASNKWAVGGTGQGVRTLAQLLLNKK